One window from the genome of Haloprofundus halobius encodes:
- a CDS encoding TetR/AcrR family transcriptional regulator, which yields MSSPEDRRERASSAETREAIMEATHRALCKHGYANLSIQKIADEFEMTTAVLHYHYDTKENLLAAFLEHLLDNLVDEYTAQFDIEEIEDPRDRLLALVDALLVVLVGIDDADRATERVGDRPPLGGEELSMALLELRAQAGRNEPYRRQFTVNYDYAWELMVATIEEGIEQGVFRDVDSEQVATLLLATMLGGRAYHVSLTHDDVASTVRNALVDLVLDDLLAVRED from the coding sequence ATGAGTTCCCCGGAGGACCGACGAGAGCGGGCCAGTTCCGCCGAGACGCGAGAGGCGATTATGGAGGCGACCCACCGAGCGCTCTGCAAGCACGGCTACGCCAACCTCTCGATTCAGAAGATCGCCGACGAGTTCGAGATGACGACCGCCGTCCTTCACTACCACTACGACACGAAGGAGAACCTGCTGGCGGCGTTCCTCGAACATCTGCTCGACAACCTCGTCGACGAGTACACCGCCCAGTTCGACATCGAGGAGATAGAGGACCCGCGCGACCGACTCCTCGCGCTCGTCGACGCCCTGCTCGTCGTCCTGGTCGGCATCGACGACGCGGATCGTGCGACCGAACGGGTCGGCGACCGTCCTCCGCTCGGTGGCGAGGAACTCAGCATGGCGCTGTTGGAACTGCGCGCGCAAGCCGGGCGGAACGAGCCGTACCGTCGACAGTTCACCGTCAACTACGACTACGCCTGGGAACTGATGGTCGCGACCATCGAGGAGGGTATCGAACAGGGCGTCTTCCGCGACGTCGACTCCGAACAGGTCGCGACGCTCCTCCTCGCGACGATGCTCGGGGGCCGCGCCTACCACGTCTCGCTCACGCACGACGACGTCGCCTCCACGGTGCGTAACGCGCTCGTCGACCTCGTCCTCGACGACTTGCTCGCCGTGCGCGAGGACTGA
- a CDS encoding DMT family transporter produces MDSRHRNTGLFLAAATLTGGMYVANRAGLPHLPPVFFASLRFLVAATLLLPYVALRSEPLRPQTRTDYLTILVSGGLVVGAANVFLFVGQQYTTSATAAVLISLSPILAVGFAAVALPSARLTRRGVTGVALGLVGVAIVANPEPSSRFSVTMVGIGLLFLSAVSLAVGGVALRYVEDSLSPLAMTAWATLVGGAAMLVLSLARGEPVQTASWTTVAVLAVVYNGVVATPVGYVAYFSLLEAVGPIRVNLLTYVSPLVTALFGWLLLDERLSVLTLVGFGVIATGFVLIEYRSLSQEVARLRRALS; encoded by the coding sequence ATGGATTCGCGTCACCGAAATACGGGACTGTTCCTCGCGGCGGCGACACTTACCGGCGGGATGTACGTCGCGAACAGAGCGGGACTCCCGCATCTCCCGCCGGTCTTCTTCGCCTCGCTTCGATTTCTCGTCGCCGCGACCCTCCTCCTGCCGTACGTCGCGCTCCGCTCTGAGCCGCTTCGCCCGCAGACGCGCACCGACTATCTGACGATTCTCGTCAGCGGCGGCCTGGTTGTGGGGGCGGCGAACGTCTTTCTCTTCGTCGGACAGCAGTACACCACGAGCGCGACGGCGGCGGTTCTCATCAGTCTCAGTCCGATTCTCGCCGTCGGCTTCGCCGCGGTCGCGCTTCCGAGCGCGCGCCTCACGCGACGGGGCGTGACCGGGGTCGCACTCGGGCTTGTCGGGGTCGCCATCGTCGCGAATCCGGAGCCGTCGAGCCGCTTTTCGGTCACGATGGTCGGGATCGGACTGCTCTTTCTCTCCGCCGTCTCGCTCGCCGTCGGCGGTGTCGCACTCCGCTACGTAGAGGACTCGCTGTCCCCGCTCGCGATGACGGCGTGGGCCACCCTCGTCGGTGGGGCCGCGATGCTCGTGCTGAGTCTCGCACGCGGAGAGCCCGTACAGACCGCCTCGTGGACGACAGTCGCAGTTCTCGCAGTCGTCTACAACGGCGTCGTCGCGACGCCGGTCGGCTACGTCGCGTACTTCAGTCTGCTCGAAGCCGTGGGACCGATCCGTGTGAACCTCCTCACGTACGTCTCCCCGCTCGTTACGGCACTTTTCGGGTGGCTACTCCTGGACGAACGGCTCTCGGTTCTGACCCTCGTCGGGTTCGGCGTCATCGCGACGGGGTTCGTTCTCATCGAGTATCGAAGCCTCAGTCAGGAAGTCGCTCGGCTCCGACGTGCACTCTCGTAG